The Doryrhamphus excisus isolate RoL2022-K1 chromosome 22, RoL_Dexc_1.0, whole genome shotgun sequence genome segment ACAGTCATGGTTTCGGGTGTGGGAGTGTGAGTGCAGATGCAGTAGATGCTGGTGGTTCTCTGGTGGTACACACAATGGTGATACAGTCATGGTTTCGGGTGTGGGAGTGCAGATGCAGTAGATGCTGGTGGTTCtctggtgagacacacaatggTGATACAGTCATGGTTTCGGGTGTGGGAGCGGGAGAGTAGATGCTGGTGGTTGGTACCTTTGCAGTGATTCTCGTCCCATGGATACACACAGTTTTGGATGCCGTTGCAGACCAAGGTGTGGTTGATGCACATGTTGCTATGGCAGAAGAAAGTACCTCCTTCACATGGAGCTGGTGAAAAGACCAGAGAAAGGCCTTTTATCATGTGAAATGTGTAGAGTGCTGCCAATTTGCGCATCGTTGTTATGGTACAGATACAGACAGCAGAttccatcaaaggttctcctatttggcgatttagagcaggaatgctggtggaaaacaagtatTAAGATTAGCTTGGATTAGCCTGATGCTGGGTTTAATGTACTGTAGTTTCTGCACTATAAGTTGCACTCAAAGtctttaattttctcaaaaatcaatGACACGCCTTTTAACATAGTGCGCCTTATGTgtgttccaaaatctgtaaaactGTTGTTTTTCTACTTGGGTAAGCACTCCACTTTAGTGAGCGTAgaccacttcctgttgtcaCAAGGACATTATACGCTAAGCTGAcagcgataaaccaatcagagaactacTCATGATACGCACAGCACATATCCTAACGTCCGCCACGCCTCTGGAGCGGTCCAACAACACCGCTCCTATCTAATCTGTGAAAGCCAagtgttcacccatctaaatgatgtGTATCCgtatctgataaaaaaaaatggattcacTCACGATCAAGGAAGGTGGTGAAGAGGATCTTGAATTTGCTTTTCCTGCTTCCTTCATCCGCCCACAGCCTGACCACACCCAGTGATGATGTCAGCATGACGTCGTTGGCAACAGTGGAGCAGAACTTATTCTTCAGATGCTCAACCGAACTGCTGCCATCATAAATGGCAACAAAGTTCCGCTTGCACTCGTTTGAGTTGTGCATCTCATACTCCAGAAAGCGCATGTAGATCTGAGGATGGGAAGGGAgaaatattatacataaattacattacaaacattatataaatattaaggGTGTTCAATGcaacttgtatttgtatttgttgaagtcgcgatttgtatttgtattcaagTAAAATTTTAAATGGCCCTCcccttaattaaataaaataaaaatacaaatattaataattacaataatacaataataataattgaaaataattgaataaattgACCAATGTTTTTTCAAAAGCCTGAATGGAAGGATATCGGATGAGCACGAGGTGGGTTTCATCCTCCATACCAGAGCTGAAACATCAGCAACAACCGCCTTAAATGAAGACCACATGCTGGGGGTAGGAGCCTACCCCCGACAGCAAAGGTACCACGTGATGGGGGTGAGAGTTTATtcttaatcaataaaaaaatcttaGGAAGGCATTGTTGCCAGTTATACAAGAAGCAGTTTAGGATTTTTCTTGACAAGGCCAAATTCATCAGTCAAAAACAAGTCAAGCATTAGAATGATGAAAACAGACCTTGGCTTTTGGCGGGGCTCGAACATACCACCTGCAGTCCACAGCCTCCGTCTGCAGTGCCCGCTTCTCCCTGGTGATCTGAGTAGATTCCACGTAGCCTTCTGGACCACTCAGCTCAAACTCACAAACTGtgaagagcagcatttcttgtGAAATGATAGCAAAAGCACATTACATATGTTTACAGTCACTCAAAGAACGGTTGGCCACAACCGAGTGAAATCTGCCACCGCCGTGCATCACCAATGCACTTGGTGAAAGTAATAGAAACACGACAATCAAGAGAATGTGAGGAAAAGCAAGGATACAAATGAGTAAATGGCAAATAAGtaggcagtagtccagaagtccttgggagcgcttgggagtgtgatcaatcacagcggaatgggcgtgcctggatgcaggccgtgagtggaataaattcaaacagttTTAGAAATCTGGAAGCTgcagcctatcccggctgtcttcgggtgagaggcggggtacaccctggactggtggccagccaatcacagggcacatatagacaaacaaccattcacactcacattcatacctatggacaatttggagtcgccaattaacctagcatgtttttggaatgtgggaggaaaccggagtacccgtacgaggagaacatgcaaactccacacagagatagccgagggtggaattgaactcaggtctccaagctgtgaggtctgcgcgctaaccactcgtccgccgtgcagcctattgtAGCTATCCCTGTCAGTAAAACATATAGTGCTCAGAGCCAATATTATGGCTGTCAATATGTCACCTTCGTGCCCTGCGCTCATGGCGGTGCTTGTTTGTGTCCTGAATTGCTAGCAGAAACTCGTCTTTCTGTATTCCTTCTGTCAGTTCCAATAAGtaaatatgtattgtttacTAGTCTACCAATTCTTAGAATAATACTATGGGCTTTCTTTCCAGGGCTAACTGGTCGTTCATTTTGCAGCATCTATGTCACATGTTGACAGTCAAAAAAAGCAtacttgtggccatttttgtgtgtgtcatatCATACCGTATTTATCCCAATACAATATCAGTGTTATTGTAAAAACAGTATGTCACTCTCTTGGTTTTGCTGTGACTTTATGGCTGTATGTGTTTGAAGCACTGTTGCTAACTCCTCAGTCAGAAAAGTAGCTCTTGGCTATCCtagatgatgtcattgttttatttgcatATGATATTGTAACATACTGTTGGAAAAAAAGCATGACCTTGTAGGTCACCTTCATTACATATAGTactacaaataaacttgattcttggtttgttaCTTTAAAATTGGCTGCgtataaatacaatttcaatatttcatcttGGCTAGCGCCTGTCAAAGTCCAAACAGCACAATAATTACATCCGTACTCTCCTCCAGCCTCCACCTTCCATCACACTGACAGgtaagtgagtgagtgagtccCAATCAGGCTTGAAAGTAACGAGTCATCATTTCATGAAGATGAAGAAACAATTCAGTTTTAGATCTTGAGGCAGCACGGTGTGACGGTTTGTGGCTGCTTTGGGGTGGACTGCTGCTCAGTGAGAACACACACTGCAGATcaatacgtgctttcacttctacgtccccaaataccagaaaactctccAACTTTGCCAGAAAATGTTGCTAGATTTATATTTGACAAAATATGTCGGCAAAGTGAGTTTGGAATGTTGCCAGATTTAGCAATAAAGTTGCCACGCTGGCAACACTGGTTTGACTCTGGTTCCCAGAATGTCATCCGCCAGTGATGCCAAGATGGCGGTGAGTCAAACTCACCACTTCATAGTTGTGTATTTATCTATGAcaggagtgagacaaaaacgtTTTATTAAGTGAGTTCTTATAGTTTTTTGTCATGATGAGCACTTTACGTATTGTCATACTCACATGGTAATGCTGGCAGTTCTCCCAGACCTTTGAACTCAGGATCTAAAAGTAGAAGAAAAGACTCGTTATgaaacatttttgccatttgatGTTTAAAATAAGCAAGGTTCAGTGAGGTTGGACAACAATAGCGTTGCccttgaaaatatatttattttcaaactgCATTTAAAGAAGTGAGTGTTTGGTTAGAAAGCAACACCTGCAAGTCAATAACTCATGTTGTGTTATGAAATTAAATTGCTCACTGCTCCATATTGTGTCCTGAACCTTGGTGCTGATGAATCCACTTGTTGGTGGATTATCAAGTCAGATTTACCATCTTAGTTCTTATTAATCCTCTCATGTTTCTTGCCTATTTGGGCTTCAAGCTTGCACAGATTATTCCCAATCTGCATGGAGGTGCAGTAAGTACAACAATGCAATAGCGGGGCCTTATCCGGTGGAAGGATTAGATGAACAATCAGTTCTTCTAAAGCTTTCTGCGCTGTTTTTCCATCGCATGATTGTCATATACATTCAAGAAATACAATGTGGAAAACATTATGGATATTTGTTTGgaaaatgagggaaaataaGGGTAGTGGGACCAGAATTGGGTGTGGGTGTGGTGTAACCTCCTTTGAACTAGGTGTGTGTctcacctagtctttgagcatgaactcgtatctagtctgactggtgtgtgtcccacctagtctttgagcatgaactggactagagctgtcctatctagtctgactgatgTGTGTCTCACCtcgtcttttagcatgaactggactaggactgtcctatctagtctgactggtgcttgtcccacctggtctttgagcatgaactggactagaactgtcctatctagaTGAGTggcgtcttctaagacaacctgaacagtttTCTTTGTAGAGCGGAAACCTTTGCTGACACAACTTTACCATTTATCCAGGCTTTGGACCAGCACTGGAGACCTCCAACGGCCGGGTATTGGGGTAATGGCTGGGACTCAAACCAGTGCCACACTACAGAAGGCAGTACCGCTACTACACTACTAGCAGTACTGGTTTAGTTATACTACAATTTAATTCAAACATATTCAAGCCTCATTATAAATTTGATTAGCAAAGTCTATAAACTTGCAGTAGTTACTTTATCTGCAAAAGGTCTTTCTTTGACCACTTTATGTGGTCAGTGGAGGATGGACGATCCAACCATGAATTATCTCCTGCCCTTTCTGATGAGCGGTATTAGACAAGAGATAAGCGTTTGGCATGCAAGACATGTAAACAGATGGGAAAGAGACTCTCCTTATCTGCCGGTAAGGATTCATATGTATGTTCTCAAATTCAGCGTTAAAAATCCAAATGTACGATTAGATGAACTTAAGTGGATGACGGCTGTAAGTGGAAAGAAAAGAAACGGACGAGCGGACAAAGAATGCAGATTGATTCGTCATGGAGTCATCATTGTAGGTGGCCTATAAAATCTGCTGTTAATAAAGCCTCAGCCTCGCTTAAGCTGCTGTGGCTCAGCACTGACAAGCTGGATTCCCCTGAAGACACGCTTTCattaacttgtgtgtgtgtgtgtgtgtttgcgcgcttaggtatgtgtgtttgtgcccccccccccatcccccaccgCTTCCAGATCACTTTTCCAGCAGTATGCAACCATATTCTGCAACATTTAAAAGGAGGTTGTTTTTCCTACTGCATTGCCAAGCCTAAAACGCTCCCCATTCCTGGCATGGAAATTCCCGTCCACGTGTGCCCGCTGGCAGTTTACATGATCACAAAGAGGGTGACAGCTGTGCAACGTAACAGCCCTTTGTGTCAATGTCACACAACGTTAATGGATGGCGATTGGGactaatattttatgtatggctTGTGTCTGCCATACACGCTCTTGTGctcctgtgcaagtgtacctaatgtgtggccagtcaatgcaggttataTATATTGAGTTGTTTCAGGAGCGCATGCTATAGGACAAGAATGAATAGTGAATATGATGAAATGTACTAGTTTCATACTCGTctacagcaaaaatgcattatccataatGAAAACTCCTTTGTAACGAGTATAAGGCTCATCCCAAGCCCTTAGCACTTACCCCCCCTTGTTTTAAGGAGAATTGGGACACCACCTGATTCTCGTGAACATGCAAAACCGAGGTGTAAGGGGGTAAGACAAGGGCCAAGGGGTAGAATTAGGAGTCAGCCTTCCCTTTCTCCATGTATCTTTGCAATAATAGTCACCATATATTTGACATATGTATATTtagattatatttatattagatTTGAAGATAAAAGGTGTAGTGCAGGAGTAATGGGGTACAccgctgtaaaaagtgtggcAACCACTGGTTATAGACTTATCTACACTTCATAGACTTATCTTCCAAACTCTTTATACCTCTGTCGTCACCCACCTTGTGTGAAGTTGTAGCGGGCTGAGAAGCCGATGGCCTCCAGCTCTCCATCAGCCACAAACTTGATGTACAGGTACCTCCCACTGGAGCGGACATACATGGGGCTCTCCTGGCCACAGTAGCGTCCAATGATGGGCGAGAAACCAAAGGGCCCATCACGGACCTCGATGTGGTCAAACTTGCACTCCCAGGACGGCTCAATGGAAtacttttcatcaaaaaacaagtCAATGCACTGGCGAGGAGACGCTGGAACAGAGGGAGCTCTTCAGTCAAGGAGGTTGGGATACTTTTAACATCAAAACAGACTCACCTTCTATTATGTAAATGCATTCCCTCTCAGGTGGGTATCTGTCAGGGTAGTTGGGTGAGGTGAAATAGCCTCCATCGGGTTCCTTCACCCAAGCCCCGCACTGCCCAGCTGGTGTCACACCTGAGTTGTTGGTCACTGGCAACAAAGGCGTTCAAGAGTTTAGAGTAAAGCAGTGAGAAATACAGTAATTGTAGCCAGTAGTGACCAAGTACACAATGTTGAGTACACCCTGCAATCTCAACATTATTGGCCATTTGTTGGTCAAAAGCCATCTCAGAAGCTTTTCAACCCAAATGCTTAGCAATACAACACAAGTAATACGTATATGTGGAAGACAATGGAACCATACCACACAGACTATGTAGGGTTACACACATATAATGTACATACAAAAAatcctattttatgctcattCATAACCGCAGGGCATGCTGGGTATGCAAATCAATGTCATAGCCCAGGTTTGATTAGTGTCAAAAATGGACAATTTTATGTGACTCATCTGAGAACATGTGCTGTCCTACATTGTAAAAGAAAGAGTTGGATGATGTTTCAGGATTATGCACTCTACTCTAATCCATAAAATGGAACCCCCTACTTGCACATGATGAACAGAAACagacttttgttgttttagGGGAGCAT includes the following:
- the LOC131109525 gene encoding neuropilin and tolloid-like protein 1 isoform X2, whose product is MDLLVRALHYQGTKMLCKLLLYTVTNNSGVTPAGQCGAWVKEPDGGYFTSPNYPDRYPPERECIYIIEASPRQCIDLFFDEKYSIEPSWECKFDHIEVRDGPFGFSPIIGRYCGQESPMYVRSSGRYLYIKFVADGELEAIGFSARYNFTQDPEFKGLGELPALPFCEFELSGPEGYVESTQITREKRALQTEAVDCRWYVRAPPKAKIYMRFLEYEMHNSNECKRNFVAIYDGSSSVEHLKNKFCSTVANDVMLTSSLGVVRLWADEGSRKSKFKILFTTFLDPPCEGGTFFCHSNMCINHTLVCNGIQNCVYPWDENHCKEKRKPSILDSLDNTNLTIIGVTCGLVVILLVISVIIQVKQPRKKYIIRRDDFDPALLHPEFEPPHYELCTLRHVPSGDLTDAAVAEEFEKSHKLHRSSSKCIRDHHCGSQQGSMHGSVHGSRSNLSTREATTDPDGGALVPPLPAGMVNQQSPRLSHHTTPARNILVMKHSYSQDGGDGYRGEDDDLMIDDGPTTSRHHIYHHQMHHDMTALDHAVHRTLSNDF
- the LOC131109525 gene encoding neuropilin and tolloid-like protein 1 isoform X1, coding for MDLLVRALHYQGTKMLCKLLLYTAFAENLISRELLGATATKTKTHVTNNSGVTPAGQCGAWVKEPDGGYFTSPNYPDRYPPERECIYIIEASPRQCIDLFFDEKYSIEPSWECKFDHIEVRDGPFGFSPIIGRYCGQESPMYVRSSGRYLYIKFVADGELEAIGFSARYNFTQDPEFKGLGELPALPFCEFELSGPEGYVESTQITREKRALQTEAVDCRWYVRAPPKAKIYMRFLEYEMHNSNECKRNFVAIYDGSSSVEHLKNKFCSTVANDVMLTSSLGVVRLWADEGSRKSKFKILFTTFLDPPCEGGTFFCHSNMCINHTLVCNGIQNCVYPWDENHCKEKRKPSILDSLDNTNLTIIGVTCGLVVILLVISVIIQVKQPRKKYIIRRDDFDPALLHPEFEPPHYELCTLRHVPSGDLTDAAVAEEFEKSHKLHRSSSKCIRDHHCGSQQGSMHGSVHGSRSNLSTREATTDPDGGALVPPLPAGMVNQQSPRLSHHTTPARNILVMKHSYSQDGGDGYRGEDDDLMIDDGPTTSRHHIYHHQMHHDMTALDHAVHRTLSNDF